In Rhodospirillales bacterium, one genomic interval encodes:
- a CDS encoding 4Fe-4S binding protein, with protein sequence MTRSVVVAALLLALGAGAAAGADERPVSPDLGREASESVVQQMDISIAPDGATLPAGSGTVEAGESVYQAQCLVCHGAQGDGADADMLTGGVGTLATAQPVKTVGSYWPYATTLFDYIRRAMPHNAPLTLTDDEVYAVTAYLLWTNRIIGRDLVLDATTLPAVQMPNRQGFVDVWGPPWKRVWHTSGLSVLAVVLLIGAVVATFVLADPLTRRPRLYRVVRGGLLAATLIGLGGWFGVQPGLQEIVDAARSATAAGDWRPLLGIPALVLVAVFTLVALLLWGRGAFCGWLCPFGALQDFIHRAARLLGVPRYEPPARVHGSLRFLKYAVLAGIVAVAVFVPTMLDTALAAEPFGTAIGDAFLRPWPYVVWAVACLAIAVFTERAFCRYLCPFGAALGLAGRLRMLNWLRRHRACGTSCTKCEPVCPTRAIRTDGTIDHSECIQCLRCQEAYFDPAFCPEAKPARTPARATAAAIVVALVVATDPADADMYDPLATRLTPGVIAKTFPGASDVQPPDGSPPVATVREGDAVQGWLFSTFETVNPRGYSGEPFDIIVGLDHAGRITGSAVLELHEPMVGPSLIPQTKLEDLFEGLRNLDVRRPVRFTGRGVDGVRGATISATLTYNAIVLSARKMARIQGLLGEEENTGPFQLDVDRFEPRSWQELLDWGGVVGGEYSAQDLGIGGESDGPGETVLSLYAALATPADVGRNLFGGQWFNHHISQIGYGDQLLAVLGSGRISWRGNAVRRTGQYDRLRLVQGEQSFSFTKSESLTATAVRADGRPLFSETGLFRIPRKWEFDPLKPWTLELRVPPDQGGGAVDVGYSLPQELIGGDPIALEDAGLRPVQTAYFGLVRTSALEGWRRVWAEHDGAIMGLVLLLAVLSVLVARPNVISRHRRVHQWVRLAFLVVVIGWLGWVANAQLTIVNVLTYAQAVFTGGWTSFLYEPLIVIIAGYTLVSLVLFGRGVFCGWLCPFGALQELLARLARAVRLPTLAIAETANERLWALKYVVLAVLIGSALTLGMGTTQTVAEVEPFKTAITLRFDRSLPYVLYAGALLAVGLFVERFYCRFLCPLGAAVAVLGKVRIFGNLARRVECGNPCRLCERACPVQAIPASGVINMNECFQCLDCQVEYHDDRRCPPLAQMRRSLAPGSFAK encoded by the coding sequence GTGACCCGATCCGTCGTCGTGGCAGCACTGCTGCTTGCCCTAGGCGCCGGCGCGGCCGCCGGCGCCGACGAGCGGCCGGTCTCCCCGGACCTCGGGCGGGAAGCGTCGGAATCGGTCGTGCAGCAGATGGACATCTCCATCGCTCCCGACGGCGCCACGCTGCCCGCCGGTTCGGGCACCGTCGAGGCCGGCGAATCGGTGTACCAGGCGCAGTGCCTGGTCTGTCATGGTGCGCAGGGCGACGGCGCCGATGCCGACATGCTCACCGGCGGCGTCGGCACGCTCGCCACCGCGCAGCCGGTCAAGACGGTCGGCTCGTACTGGCCGTACGCGACGACGCTCTTCGACTACATCCGCCGGGCGATGCCGCACAACGCGCCGCTCACCCTGACGGACGACGAAGTCTATGCCGTGACCGCGTACCTGCTCTGGACCAACCGGATCATCGGCCGCGACCTGGTCCTGGATGCGACGACGCTGCCCGCGGTGCAAATGCCGAACCGGCAAGGCTTCGTCGACGTGTGGGGTCCGCCCTGGAAGCGCGTCTGGCACACGTCCGGCCTGAGCGTATTGGCGGTGGTCCTGTTGATCGGCGCCGTGGTCGCGACCTTCGTCCTGGCCGACCCGCTGACCCGTCGCCCGCGGCTGTACCGCGTCGTCCGCGGGGGATTGCTCGCCGCCACGCTGATCGGGCTGGGCGGTTGGTTCGGCGTGCAGCCCGGCCTGCAAGAAATCGTCGATGCAGCACGGAGTGCCACTGCGGCCGGCGACTGGCGCCCGCTGCTCGGCATCCCGGCGCTGGTGCTGGTCGCCGTCTTCACGCTGGTTGCCCTGCTCCTCTGGGGACGCGGCGCCTTTTGCGGCTGGCTGTGCCCGTTCGGCGCACTGCAGGATTTCATTCACCGGGCCGCGCGGCTGCTCGGGGTGCCGCGCTACGAGCCCCCGGCGCGCGTTCACGGCAGTCTTCGGTTTCTCAAGTACGCCGTGCTGGCCGGCATCGTGGCCGTCGCGGTGTTCGTGCCCACCATGCTCGATACGGCGTTGGCGGCCGAGCCCTTCGGGACGGCGATCGGCGACGCGTTCCTGCGGCCCTGGCCCTACGTGGTCTGGGCCGTGGCCTGCCTGGCCATCGCGGTGTTCACCGAACGGGCGTTCTGCCGGTACCTCTGTCCCTTCGGCGCCGCGCTGGGTCTCGCCGGGCGGCTGCGGATGCTCAACTGGCTCCGGCGCCACCGGGCCTGCGGCACCAGCTGCACGAAGTGTGAGCCGGTGTGTCCGACCCGCGCCATCCGTACCGACGGCACGATCGATCACTCGGAATGCATCCAGTGCCTCCGGTGCCAGGAGGCCTACTTCGACCCTGCGTTCTGCCCGGAGGCGAAGCCCGCGCGCACGCCGGCGCGGGCGACCGCGGCCGCGATCGTGGTGGCGCTGGTGGTCGCGACCGACCCAGCCGACGCCGACATGTACGACCCGCTCGCAACCCGCCTGACGCCGGGCGTCATCGCCAAGACGTTTCCCGGGGCCAGCGACGTGCAGCCGCCCGACGGATCGCCGCCGGTGGCCACGGTGCGGGAGGGCGACGCGGTGCAGGGATGGTTGTTCTCGACCTTCGAGACGGTGAACCCGCGCGGTTACTCGGGCGAACCGTTCGACATCATCGTCGGCCTGGATCACGCCGGCCGCATCACCGGCTCGGCGGTCCTCGAACTCCACGAACCGATGGTGGGCCCCAGCCTGATCCCGCAGACCAAGCTCGAGGACCTCTTCGAGGGGCTTCGCAACCTCGACGTCCGTCGTCCGGTCCGGTTCACCGGGCGCGGGGTGGACGGCGTCCGGGGCGCGACGATCAGTGCCACGCTCACGTACAACGCGATCGTCCTGTCAGCGCGGAAGATGGCCCGGATCCAGGGGCTGCTGGGCGAGGAGGAGAACACCGGTCCGTTCCAGCTCGACGTCGACCGGTTCGAGCCGAGATCCTGGCAGGAGCTTCTGGACTGGGGCGGCGTGGTCGGCGGCGAGTACTCGGCGCAGGATCTGGGGATCGGGGGCGAGAGCGACGGGCCGGGTGAGACCGTCCTGTCGCTGTACGCTGCGCTCGCGACGCCCGCCGACGTCGGCCGCAATCTCTTCGGCGGCCAGTGGTTCAACCACCACATCTCGCAGATCGGCTACGGCGACCAGCTCCTCGCCGTCCTCGGGAGCGGCCGCATCTCCTGGCGGGGGAACGCCGTCCGGCGGACCGGTCAGTACGACCGGCTCCGGCTGGTCCAGGGTGAGCAATCGTTCAGCTTCACGAAGTCGGAATCGCTCACCGCGACCGCGGTCCGGGCCGACGGACGGCCGCTGTTCTCGGAGACCGGCCTGTTCCGGATCCCGCGCAAATGGGAATTCGACCCGCTCAAGCCATGGACCCTCGAGCTTCGCGTACCGCCGGACCAGGGCGGCGGGGCAGTCGACGTCGGGTATTCGTTGCCCCAGGAATTGATCGGCGGGGATCCGATCGCCCTTGAGGATGCCGGGCTCCGACCGGTCCAGACGGCCTATTTCGGGTTGGTCAGAACCAGCGCCCTTGAGGGCTGGCGGCGGGTCTGGGCCGAGCACGACGGAGCCATCATGGGGCTCGTGCTGCTGCTGGCGGTGCTCTCGGTGCTCGTGGCTCGGCCCAACGTCATCTCGCGCCACCGCCGGGTCCACCAATGGGTGCGCCTTGCCTTCCTCGTGGTCGTCATCGGCTGGCTGGGCTGGGTGGCGAACGCGCAGCTCACCATCGTCAACGTGCTCACGTATGCGCAGGCCGTCTTCACCGGCGGTTGGACCAGTTTCCTCTACGAACCACTGATCGTCATCATCGCCGGCTACACGCTCGTGTCGCTGGTGCTGTTCGGGCGCGGGGTGTTCTGCGGCTGGCTGTGCCCCTTCGGCGCGCTGCAGGAACTGCTGGCCCGCCTGGCGCGTGCCGTCCGGCTGCCCACGCTCGCGATCGCGGAAACGGCGAACGAGCGCCTGTGGGCCCTCAAGTACGTGGTGCTGGCGGTGTTGATTGGCAGCGCCCTCACCCTGGGGATGGGTACCACCCAGACCGTCGCGGAAGTCGAGCCGTTCAAGACGGCCATCACGCTCCGGTTCGACCGCAGCCTGCCGTATGTCCTGTATGCGGGGGCGCTGCTGGCGG
- the soxC gene encoding sulfite dehydrogenase encodes MRRPRGPRLNRRTLLGGAAAGAVAPGAALAGRAGDAAPDWMQVPGRPFREYGAPAPQEADVGREILQPYEDVSPGAGVAMTPLEDLEGTITPNGLHFERSHNGVPAIDPLRHELLVHGEVERNLLFSPADLLRYPMTTKVLFIECAGNSFFNSNAFPLAVDETCGMIHGLVSTAEWTGIPLALLLGEARPRRGARWLLAEGADANAMSRSLPMEKALDDAMVALYQNGERLRPEQGYPMRLVVPGWEGNLNVKWLRRLKVVEEPVHTRDETSKYSDLRPDGKALQFTYPMDVKSVITEPSGGQTIAPGFQHITGLAWSGHGAVRRVEVSTDGGNSWQSAALDGRPARYAPVRFRHNWTWDGSPATLLSRATDQAGHRQESRAEWSARYAHGQLYHCNAIQSWHIGSDGSVTNVYL; translated from the coding sequence ATGCGCCGACCGCGCGGCCCACGGCTGAACCGGCGGACCCTGCTGGGAGGCGCGGCGGCCGGAGCCGTGGCGCCCGGTGCCGCGCTGGCCGGGCGGGCGGGTGACGCCGCCCCCGACTGGATGCAGGTCCCGGGACGCCCGTTCCGGGAGTACGGAGCGCCGGCTCCGCAGGAGGCGGACGTCGGACGGGAGATACTGCAGCCGTACGAGGATGTGTCGCCGGGGGCTGGCGTGGCCATGACCCCGCTCGAGGACCTCGAAGGCACGATCACGCCGAACGGCCTGCATTTCGAGCGCAGCCACAACGGCGTGCCCGCCATCGATCCGTTGCGCCACGAACTCCTCGTTCACGGCGAAGTGGAACGCAACCTGTTGTTTTCGCCGGCCGACCTGCTGCGCTACCCGATGACAACGAAGGTGCTGTTCATCGAGTGCGCCGGCAACAGCTTCTTCAATTCGAATGCCTTTCCCCTGGCTGTCGACGAAACGTGCGGCATGATCCACGGGCTGGTGTCCACCGCCGAGTGGACGGGAATCCCGCTGGCGCTGCTCCTCGGCGAGGCCCGGCCTCGACGAGGCGCGCGCTGGCTTCTCGCCGAAGGCGCCGACGCCAACGCGATGAGCCGCAGCCTGCCGATGGAAAAGGCGCTGGATGACGCCATGGTGGCGCTGTACCAGAACGGCGAACGGCTGCGGCCCGAGCAGGGCTATCCGATGCGGCTGGTGGTGCCGGGCTGGGAGGGCAATCTCAACGTCAAGTGGCTGCGCCGGCTCAAGGTCGTCGAGGAGCCGGTCCACACGCGGGACGAAACCTCCAAGTACAGCGACCTGCGACCGGACGGCAAGGCCCTCCAGTTCACCTACCCCATGGACGTGAAGTCGGTCATCACCGAACCGAGCGGCGGCCAGACGATCGCCCCGGGCTTTCAGCACATCACCGGGCTTGCATGGTCGGGGCACGGCGCCGTGCGCCGCGTGGAGGTCTCAACGGACGGCGGCAACTCGTGGCAGAGCGCCGCGCTTGACGGTCGCCCGGCGAGGTACGCACCCGTCCGGTTTCGGCACAACTGGACCTGGGATGGGTCGCCGGCGACCCTCCTGTCGCGGGCGACCGACCAGGCCGGCCATCGCCAGGAATCTCGGGCCGAATGGTCGGCGCGCTACGCGCACGGCCAACTCTACCACTGCAATGCCATCCAGAGCTGGCACATTGGCTCGGACGGCAGTGTCACCAACGTCTACCTCTAG
- a CDS encoding SDR family NAD(P)-dependent oxidoreductase, with translation MDVKDKVVAVTGGGNGIGRALAMEAHRRGARAVAVADLDGGAAEACAAACGGRAWATDVGDDAAMGEFIEAAEAFAGPIDVFCSNAGIHRPGGVDTSAADWQACWDVNVMSHAYASRRLAAPMAGRSGYFLITVSAAGLLSQIGSATYAVTKHAALAYAEWLSITWGDRGLGVSALCPQAVRTDMIANLEDGGVAGLDGVLEPEDVARSAFDGIEAGTFLILPHPNVAEYVRRKATDHDRWIRGMRRLQERFGEGVG, from the coding sequence ATGGATGTGAAGGACAAGGTGGTCGCGGTCACCGGCGGCGGCAACGGGATCGGGCGCGCGCTGGCGATGGAAGCGCACCGCCGGGGCGCGCGCGCCGTCGCGGTGGCCGACCTCGACGGCGGCGCCGCCGAGGCCTGCGCGGCGGCGTGCGGGGGCCGTGCCTGGGCTACGGACGTCGGCGACGACGCGGCGATGGGGGAATTCATCGAAGCTGCCGAGGCGTTCGCCGGACCGATCGACGTCTTTTGCTCGAACGCCGGCATTCATCGTCCGGGCGGTGTGGATACGAGCGCGGCGGACTGGCAGGCCTGCTGGGACGTGAACGTCATGAGCCACGCGTACGCCTCGCGGCGCCTCGCGGCGCCGATGGCGGGCCGTAGCGGATACTTCCTGATCACCGTCTCGGCGGCGGGCCTTCTGTCGCAAATCGGCTCGGCGACGTATGCCGTGACCAAGCATGCCGCCCTCGCCTATGCCGAGTGGCTGTCCATCACGTGGGGTGACCGGGGTCTCGGGGTTTCGGCCCTGTGTCCGCAGGCGGTCCGCACCGACATGATCGCCAACCTCGAGGACGGTGGTGTCGCCGGCCTCGATGGCGTGCTGGAGCCGGAGGATGTCGCCCGATCGGCATTCGACGGGATCGAGGCCGGCACCTTTCTCATCCTGCCGCACCCGAACGTGGCGGAGTACGTCCGCCGCAAGGCCACTGACCACGACCGGTGGATCCGCGGCATGCGGCGCCTGCAGGAGCGGTTCGGAGAAGGAGTCGGGTGA
- a CDS encoding methyltransferase domain-containing protein, which yields MPAPDIPFETQINKLWGHIRGLHVLHLIRTGADLGWFRLLAEAGDRGLTPEDLAAPKGLHLPFVRVWWKTAIAWEVLDPLPDGRARLAPHFDAILAKPGDPRFLLPYVIATLDHFQQDLATHTAAMANGAVRTFQEHGHAFAEAIGNTTAGLHVLMARRLLPEIGEARSALTDGGTFLDYGCGVGGLVVQVAKAFPQARCAGTDVHQDGLEQARRTVSAGGLEDRVTIHDGNEWQGETASIDVISMVEVLHEIPEDARAEVLGHCRRLLRKDGRLVILDETYPDDADLRSPEAALAVQTQFNEMTWGNVVPTAGQQATLLEEAGLKIIERSTIGGIFTLLIAAPQGE from the coding sequence ATGCCTGCACCCGACATTCCGTTCGAAACCCAGATCAACAAGCTGTGGGGCCACATTCGCGGGCTCCACGTCCTTCATCTCATCCGTACCGGCGCCGACCTTGGCTGGTTTCGCCTGCTCGCCGAGGCCGGAGACCGCGGTCTGACGCCGGAGGACCTCGCTGCCCCCAAGGGGCTCCATCTCCCATTTGTCCGGGTCTGGTGGAAGACGGCCATCGCGTGGGAAGTCCTGGACCCGCTGCCCGATGGCCGGGCGCGACTCGCGCCCCACTTCGACGCCATCCTGGCCAAGCCCGGCGATCCCCGGTTCCTCCTCCCCTACGTCATCGCCACGCTCGACCATTTTCAGCAGGATCTCGCCACCCATACGGCAGCCATGGCGAACGGTGCCGTCCGCACCTTCCAGGAGCACGGCCATGCCTTCGCCGAGGCGATCGGCAACACCACGGCCGGGTTGCACGTTCTCATGGCCCGACGCCTCCTCCCCGAGATCGGAGAGGCGCGTTCAGCCCTGACGGATGGCGGCACGTTCCTGGACTACGGCTGCGGCGTCGGGGGCCTCGTCGTCCAGGTGGCCAAGGCCTTCCCGCAGGCCAGGTGCGCCGGGACCGACGTCCATCAGGACGGCCTCGAGCAGGCTCGTCGGACCGTGTCGGCCGGCGGCCTCGAGGATCGAGTCACCATTCATGACGGGAACGAATGGCAAGGCGAAACCGCCAGCATCGACGTCATCTCGATGGTCGAGGTGCTGCACGAGATTCCCGAGGATGCGCGGGCGGAAGTCCTCGGCCACTGCCGACGCCTGCTGCGCAAGGACGGCCGCCTCGTGATCCTTGACGAAACCTATCCGGACGATGCCGATCTCCGCAGTCCGGAAGCCGCGCTTGCCGTCCAGACGCAGTTCAACGAAATGACCTGGGGCAACGTGGTACCGACCGCCGGTCAGCAGGCGACCCTCCTCGAGGAGGCCGGTCTGAAGATCATCGAACGCAGTACCATCGGCGGGATCTTTACCCTGCTGATCGCGGCTCCCCAGGGAGAATGA
- a CDS encoding fumarylacetoacetate hydrolase family protein, protein MKLSSILLIAVCVGPTVVSAQDDAGILPLDQGLTLARTMVEGGPHVLAVVRDDGETVTAVDLSVALAIYPSQPLDLFAGTSLSELVKLVGDAVSSGQAFDLVKSDLIRPMETRGQHVATAVNYPAHAVEAGAPPRQPFLFAKFAPGGPSVAHAADTPGSLLDYEVELGVVVDRPIASAADLDDAVIGFVLVTDMTDRYSLVGNLYPGIVKSDAGVASLAIAKSGTDRMQMAEYVVVPFDRAAFQDRVEIRLAVNGETRQQERVSSMTEDADALIRRSLTAEERRNFSYRGAPIRLLPRGAWEPGMVLLTGTPSGTAFRAPAPPDDPAAMSAADIRAAVEAWADSQRAAGTYLKVGDRIDASGTYLGSIQVEIVPMAGDVN, encoded by the coding sequence GTGAAGCTTTCATCGATTCTCCTGATAGCGGTCTGCGTTGGTCCGACTGTGGTTTCCGCACAGGATGACGCCGGGATCCTGCCGCTCGATCAAGGTCTCACGTTGGCCCGGACGATGGTCGAAGGCGGGCCGCACGTGCTCGCCGTGGTACGGGACGATGGAGAGACCGTAACGGCAGTCGACCTGAGTGTTGCCCTCGCCATCTACCCGAGCCAGCCGCTGGACCTGTTCGCCGGAACCTCGTTGAGCGAGTTGGTCAAGCTGGTCGGCGATGCGGTCAGCAGCGGCCAGGCGTTCGACCTCGTCAAGTCCGACCTGATCAGACCGATGGAGACACGGGGACAGCACGTCGCGACCGCGGTCAACTACCCGGCCCACGCGGTCGAGGCCGGGGCGCCCCCGCGACAGCCGTTCCTGTTCGCGAAATTTGCCCCCGGCGGCCCATCGGTCGCGCATGCAGCCGACACGCCGGGCAGCCTGCTCGATTACGAGGTCGAGCTCGGCGTGGTGGTGGACCGGCCGATTGCCTCGGCGGCCGATCTCGACGACGCAGTGATCGGTTTCGTCTTGGTCACGGACATGACCGACCGCTACAGCCTGGTCGGCAACCTGTACCCGGGAATCGTAAAGAGTGATGCGGGAGTCGCCTCGTTGGCCATCGCGAAGAGCGGGACCGACCGCATGCAGATGGCAGAATACGTCGTGGTGCCGTTCGACCGGGCTGCTTTCCAGGACCGGGTCGAGATTCGCCTTGCCGTCAACGGCGAGACCCGCCAGCAGGAACGGGTCAGCAGCATGACCGAGGACGCCGACGCGCTGATCCGCCGATCGTTGACCGCCGAAGAACGGCGCAATTTTTCCTACCGAGGTGCGCCGATCCGCCTACTGCCGCGCGGCGCCTGGGAGCCCGGAATGGTGCTGCTCACCGGCACGCCGTCCGGCACCGCCTTTCGCGCGCCAGCGCCGCCCGATGACCCCGCCGCCATGAGCGCGGCCGACATCCGCGCCGCGGTTGAGGCCTGGGCCGACTCGCAACGTGCGGCAGGCACCTACCTCAAGGTCGGTGATCGGATCGACGCTTCCGGGACCTATCTCGGCAGCATCCAGGTCGAGATCGTCCCGATGGCCGGCGACGTGAATTAG
- a CDS encoding SDR family NAD(P)-dependent oxidoreductase has protein sequence MLPDAFDVTDKVVFITGAGRGIGKGIAQVLAEAGADVAVNALTPRHVESVAAEIAGASGRRVVPVIADVTKHDGVDQAVGAVMDAFGRIDVLINNLGDAIRKPLVALPGKEAAALTDDELDLVMDVNLTEAILCTRAVGPHMLARRSGKVINISSWTARQGGGDMVVYSIAKTALAGFTRAQALEWAPYGVHVNSIAPGIFPDPVTVGGDGVLQARDMAARSVPLARPGELREVGYLALYLASDASNYMTGQTVFLDGGMSL, from the coding sequence ATGCTGCCAGACGCCTTTGATGTAACCGACAAGGTGGTGTTCATAACCGGCGCAGGACGGGGCATCGGCAAGGGCATTGCCCAGGTGCTCGCCGAGGCGGGCGCCGACGTCGCCGTCAATGCCCTGACTCCCCGCCACGTCGAGAGCGTCGCGGCCGAGATCGCTGGCGCCAGTGGCCGACGCGTGGTCCCCGTGATTGCGGATGTCACCAAGCATGACGGCGTGGACCAGGCAGTGGGCGCCGTCATGGATGCCTTCGGACGGATCGACGTGCTGATCAACAATCTGGGAGACGCCATTCGCAAGCCGCTGGTGGCCCTGCCCGGGAAGGAAGCTGCCGCACTGACCGACGATGAACTCGACCTCGTCATGGACGTCAATCTGACCGAGGCGATCTTGTGCACGCGAGCCGTGGGGCCGCACATGCTGGCGCGGCGTTCCGGCAAGGTGATCAACATCTCGTCCTGGACCGCCCGGCAGGGCGGGGGCGACATGGTCGTTTACTCGATCGCCAAGACCGCTTTGGCGGGTTTTACCCGGGCGCAAGCGCTCGAATGGGCGCCATATGGCGTGCACGTGAACAGCATCGCGCCAGGCATCTTTCCGGATCCGGTAACGGTCGGCGGCGATGGCGTGCTGCAAGCCAGGGACATGGCTGCCCGGAGCGTTCCCTTGGCACGTCCCGGTGAGTTGCGAGAGGTGGGTTATCTCGCGCTCTATCTCGCCTCCGACGCGTCGAACTACATGACCGGACAGACCGTTTTTCTTGATGGTGGCATGAGCCTGTAG
- a CDS encoding quinone oxidoreductase, whose protein sequence is MRWEDVAVGAPGEGEVGLRHTAVGLNYIDVQQRSGGYPMKDLPVVLGMEGAGVIEEVGPGVTSFVAGDRVSYCMERGSYSERRVIGAKCLIKLDDKTTEEIAAAATLQGLTAHYLVRDLYKVKPGDVALVHAAAGGVGLLVCQWAKHLGATVIGTVGTREKAALAQAHGCDHTILYREVDFGEAVLALTDGKGVNVVYDSVGKDTFDTGIDILAERGWMVSYGQSSGPAPALNTARLAMKAQHVTRGGLYYFVKDPEVRARNAAELFGLIADGVLKVEINQRYQLSDAAQAHTDLEARRTTGSTILTP, encoded by the coding sequence ATGCGCTGGGAGGATGTCGCCGTCGGCGCTCCGGGCGAGGGCGAGGTGGGTCTCCGGCATACCGCGGTCGGGCTGAACTACATCGATGTTCAGCAACGGTCCGGCGGCTATCCGATGAAGGACTTGCCGGTCGTCCTAGGCATGGAAGGTGCCGGCGTTATCGAAGAGGTCGGGCCCGGAGTGACCAGTTTCGTTGCCGGCGACCGCGTGTCCTACTGCATGGAGCGCGGCAGCTATTCCGAGCGACGGGTGATCGGCGCCAAGTGCTTGATAAAGCTGGACGACAAGACGACCGAAGAGATCGCCGCTGCCGCCACGCTCCAGGGGTTGACCGCGCACTATCTGGTGCGCGACCTGTACAAAGTGAAACCCGGTGACGTCGCGCTTGTCCACGCTGCTGCCGGCGGTGTCGGGCTGCTCGTCTGCCAATGGGCGAAGCATCTCGGCGCGACGGTGATCGGCACGGTCGGGACCAGGGAAAAGGCCGCGCTTGCCCAGGCGCACGGATGTGACCACACGATCCTCTATCGCGAGGTCGATTTCGGCGAAGCGGTGCTTGCACTCACCGACGGAAAGGGCGTCAACGTCGTCTATGACTCGGTCGGCAAGGACACGTTCGATACAGGCATCGACATATTGGCTGAGCGCGGCTGGATGGTGTCCTACGGCCAGTCCTCGGGCCCGGCCCCGGCCCTGAATACCGCCCGTCTGGCGATGAAGGCGCAGCATGTGACTCGCGGTGGCCTGTACTATTTCGTCAAGGACCCCGAGGTCCGTGCGCGAAACGCTGCGGAACTGTTCGGCCTGATCGCCGATGGGGTCTTGAAGGTCGAAATCAACCAGCGCTACCAGCTGAGCGATGCAGCTCAGGCCCACACCGACCTTGAAGCACGCAGGACCACCGGCTCCACGATTCTGACGCCCTGA
- a CDS encoding DUF86 domain-containing protein, protein MLDAAREAVAFARGRTRGDLNDDRQLVLALVKDIEIVGEAATQVTKPARQQLPDIPWERIVGMRNRLVHAYFDINLDIVWETVRGDLPELISLLDSAISPERGPAPEAE, encoded by the coding sequence ATGCTGGACGCCGCGCGAGAAGCGGTGGCCTTCGCTCGAGGACGGACGCGCGGCGACCTCAACGACGATCGCCAACTGGTCCTTGCGCTGGTCAAGGATATCGAGATCGTCGGCGAGGCGGCAACGCAGGTCACCAAGCCCGCACGCCAACAGTTGCCCGATATACCGTGGGAGCGGATCGTCGGCATGCGTAATCGACTCGTCCACGCGTATTTCGACATAAACCTCGACATCGTCTGGGAAACGGTTCGGGGAGACTTGCCGGAACTGATCTCTCTGCTCGATTCGGCCATCTCGCCAGAGCGCGGTCCCGCACCGGAGGCGGAGTAG
- a CDS encoding IS1595 family transposase has protein sequence MTQTAPGKAHREGISLKKLMAMFSTEEKARKWIEAQIWPDGPYCPHCGSKNVQHPIKHKTMTHRCRDCPKRPQFSLKTGTIMQSSNLGYRDWAIAIYLLTTNLKGVSAMKLHRDLEIAHSSAWHLAHRLRAAFGNEQKRQFDGPVEADETYIGGKRKNMSNARRRELKGTGRGGSGKAVVVGIKDRKTGRIIAQQVLQVDTLDVAGFVAAMTSQGAVVYTDEAAVYNILKRWYDHDSVKHSVSEYVRDQVHTNGIESFWAMLKRGYNGTYHKMSPKHLDRYVSEFAGRHNIRELDTSEQMRTVVLRMRNKRLRYSDLIAENGLESGARS, from the coding sequence ATGACACAGACGGCGCCCGGCAAGGCACACAGAGAGGGCATCAGCCTCAAGAAGCTGATGGCGATGTTCTCGACGGAGGAGAAGGCCCGCAAGTGGATCGAAGCGCAGATCTGGCCTGACGGCCCCTACTGCCCGCACTGCGGATCGAAGAACGTCCAGCATCCGATCAAGCACAAGACGATGACGCACCGCTGCCGGGATTGCCCGAAGCGTCCCCAGTTCAGCCTGAAGACCGGCACGATCATGCAGTCGTCGAACCTTGGCTACCGGGATTGGGCGATTGCGATCTACCTGTTGACGACGAATCTCAAGGGGGTGTCGGCGATGAAGCTGCACCGCGACCTCGAGATCGCACATTCGTCCGCCTGGCACTTGGCGCACCGGCTCCGCGCCGCCTTCGGCAACGAGCAAAAACGACAGTTCGATGGGCCTGTCGAAGCCGACGAGACCTACATTGGCGGCAAGCGCAAGAACATGTCGAACGCTAGGCGCCGCGAGCTCAAGGGCACCGGCCGCGGCGGGTCCGGGAAAGCCGTGGTCGTCGGCATCAAGGATCGCAAGACCGGACGAATCATCGCCCAGCAGGTTCTGCAGGTGGACACGCTGGACGTCGCCGGCTTTGTCGCTGCGATGACTTCACAAGGTGCGGTCGTCTACACGGACGAGGCCGCGGTCTACAACATTCTGAAACGGTGGTACGACCATGACTCGGTGAAGCACAGTGTCTCCGAGTACGTCCGGGATCAGGTGCATACGAACGGCATCGAGTCGTTCTGGGCCATGCTCAAGCGTGGGTACAACGGGACGTACCACAAGATGTCGCCGAAGCACCTTGACCGCTACGTCAGTGAGTTCGCCGGTCGCCACAACATCCGGGAGCTCGACACGAGCGAGCAGATGCGAACAGTGGTCTTAAGGATGCGGAACAAGCGGCTCCGCTATTCTGACCTGATCGCCGAGAACGGGCTGGAATCAGGGGCGAGGTCATGA